A segment of the Planctomycetota bacterium genome:
ACGATCCGGATCTCGCGGAGCGCGCCCCGCTCGGTCAGGCTGAAGGGAAGCGGCGCAAGCGGTCCTTCCGCTTCGACCACGACTTCCCCCCCTCCCTTGGGGTAAAACCCGCGGCGGCGGATTTCGAAGCTCAGACGGCGGCTCCGTGCCGCCACGAGCTCCAACACCACCCGTTTCAGGAAGTCCGCGGGAGGACTCCAGGGGACGTCCGTGCCGCCGATGATCTCGACGCGGCTCGGCCCCTCCGCCACCAGCAGGGCCGGAAGGAGCGTCTGAAGGAGCAGCGTAACCGATCCCGCAGTCCCGATATCCACCCGAAAGGAGCTTCCCCGGAGGGGCGCGGGGTGGAAGGTCACCGAGGGCGACCCCGGCACGGCCCCCTCGAACCGGACGGGGCCCAGGAAGCGAAGCGACTGGAGGACCTGGACGTGCTGAGGCTTGAGTCCCGGATTCGGCCGCCGGGCGCGGATGTTGTCCATGCGGAACGGCCGGCCCGTGACGAGGCTCCAGACGAGGGCCGTGCGCAGCATCTGGCCGCCCCCTTCGCCCCGGGACCCATCGAGGTTGACCATCGCGATCCATTCTGATAGTCTGCCCTCGTCATGCAAGAGCAAATCCTCGAAGCGCTCCGCCACGTGAAGGACCCGGACCTCAACCGGGATATCGTCTCGCTGGGATTCGTCAAGGACCTCAAAGTCTGCGACGGCGTGGTTTCTTTCGCCATCGAGCTGACGACCCCCGCCTGCCCCGTCCGGGAGCAGATGAAGGAGCAGGCCTACCGCCAGGTCATGTCCGTGCCCGGCGTCCGCCAGGTGGACATCAAGATGACCTCCCAGGTCCGGGGCCCGGCGGCCCGGTCCGAAGCCAAGGAGCGCCTGATCCCGCAGGTGAAAAACGTCGTCCCCGTGGCCAGCGGCAAGGGGGGCGTGGGCAAATCCACGGTGAGCGCGAATCTGGCGCTCGCGCTGGCGAAGATGGGGGCCAAGGTGGGGCTCATGGACGCCGATGTGTACGGGCCCAGCATCCCCACCCTCACGGGCGCGGTTCCGGCGCCGGGGGGCAACCCCAACCGTTTCGTGCCCCCCGTCGTTCAC
Coding sequences within it:
- the rtcA gene encoding RNA 3'-terminal phosphate cyclase → MVNLDGSRGEGGGQMLRTALVWSLVTGRPFRMDNIRARRPNPGLKPQHVQVLQSLRFLGPVRFEGAVPGSPSVTFHPAPLRGSSFRVDIGTAGSVTLLLQTLLPALLVAEGPSRVEIIGGTDVPWSPPADFLKRVVLELVAARSRRLSFEIRRRGFYPKGGGEVVVEAEGPLAPLPFSLTERGALREIRIVSFASEELASRRVSERQAEAAAQALAGLGGRTETEVLYGATRSSGSVLVAVAGFEGEARLGAGALGERGKPAEEVGRQAARALAQEIASEAAVDEHATDQLVPWLAFCGGSLRASRLTEHTRTNIWVTEQFTGPLFEIHGTTIQCTKPVRASSRS